The following are encoded in a window of Panicum virgatum strain AP13 chromosome 5N, P.virgatum_v5, whole genome shotgun sequence genomic DNA:
- the LOC120672451 gene encoding myosin-binding protein 1-like isoform X1, producing MGTRMPILRRVSSALSMALMEWILMLLLFIDAVYSFLVTRFARFCRLPAPCPFCSRLDHVLGNEKPCFYRELICKTHKSEISSLAFCRLHQKLAGAQSMCEGCCAKTSDDDKADEPVMNVSELDSDQGNDDVMNSSPTRICSCCGQRFKQRSVPLFSRKIAELEPTEASSLPKDYMDYSVAGQVDESTEPKDIYHQSDSASHERESLIQMISDSEVEVPCANGVKSSHFCETNVMEEDFQEDAACEQPVLPSPEEVNESERKVASVLNVTDACDTSLACSGGDDHLDHGIDGDGMEEKESLLTKWTSQHVPVLVSEDSGLKDADISEIPAASCDELPQILGETEPSQNTNEGNADPFTSQFTILEEHYAVSGERKIKDNLEQVHESEITGRSSGEFSQRTTNPDITEFAPQNTHHVASEDADVKDDCEDIRVSQVGADSKAVGKVECCTKKIEPTDDMGTHELIVQDPSDSGPKDFIDTGYVDEAHIPVVAVKSRGEVPQDHGTAEGCPKTSEATVERRPSISSQISMNEAYRLAIGSKSSLPSPTLTDVILGKDSTSSINEELRLLLSQLSASRGLETPWVDPGPSPRAYGRGDELIVQNITKRISLERNASGLESPDGSIVSEMEGESTIDRLRRQVDLDRKSIHLLCRELEEERNASAIAASQALAMITKLQDEKAAMRMEASHYQRMMEEQAEYDSEALAKANELLAEREQQIEELQVELENYRSQYGGELIEKQAKAPFKQENADTAVLEEGCLEVPMVKTPRGTNSFASFEEERAYIATSLRELEQKLQSYSNNSTSDDFSSSDAIEDDLSNKVSVAEDRSLHCQDSSRKAEEHIPSGNSLVLSGDVDLTTIVEEIASLNRRLKTLEGDRNFLEHSINSLRNGTEGLMFIQEIACNLRELRTIATDKK from the exons ATGGGTACGAGGATGCCAATCTTACGCCGAGTATCGAGCGCACTGTCCATGGCATTGATGGAGTGGATCTTGATGCTGTTGCTGTTCATTGATGCTGTTTACAGCTTCTTGGTCACTAGATTCGCCCGGTTCTGCAGACTACCAGCGCCATGCCCTTTCTGTTCCAGGCTTGATCACGTCCTGGGCAACGAGAAACCATGCTTCTATAGGGAATTGATCTGCAAAACTCACAAGTCAGAGATTTCGTCCTTGGCCTTCTGCCGCCTCCACCAGAAGCTCGCAGGCGCCCAAAGTATGTGTGAAGGGTGCTGTGCGAAAACAAGCGATGATGATAAAGCAGATGAGCCTGTGATGAATGTCAGTGAACTTGATAGTGATCAAGGAAATGATGACGTGATGAATTCCTCTCCTACAAGAATTTGTTCGTGCTGTGGACAACGTTTTAAACAGCGGAGTGTTCCCTTGTTCTCTAGAAAAATTGCAGAACTAGAACCTACTGAAGCTTCTAGCTTACCAAAGGATTACATGGATTATTCTGTAGCAGGTCAAGTGGATGAGTCTACAGAACCTAAAGATATTTACCATCAGAGTGATTCTGCGTCTCATGAGAGAGAGAGTCTGATACAGATGATATCTGACTCCGAGGTCGAGGTTCCTTGTGCCAATGGTGTGAAAAGTTCACACTTTTGTGAAACAAATGTAATGGAGGAAGACTTTCAAGAAGATGCTGCTTGTGAACAGCCCGTTCTTCCTTCCCCTGAGGAGGTAAATGAATCTGAAAGAAAGGTTGCGAGTGTGCTTAATGTTACAGATGCCTGTGATACATCCTTGGCGTGTTCTGGTGGGGATGACCATCTTGATCACGGAATTGATGGGGATGGGATGGAAGAAAAGGAAAGCTTGTTGACGAAATGGACATCCCAGCACGTTCCCGTACTTGTTAGTGAAGATTCAGGTTTAAAAG ATGCTGATATTTCAGAAATTCCAGCTGCATCATGTGATGAGCTTCCTCAGATTCTTGGTGAAACTGAACCATCTCAGAACACAAATGAAGGCAACGCTGACCCATTTACATCCCAGTTCACAATACTAGAAGAGCACTATGCTGTTTcaggagaaagaaaaataaaag ATAATCTGGAACAAGTTCATGAGTCAGAAATTACTGGCAGATCAAGTGGTGAGTTTTCCCAGAGAACAACCAATCCAGACATAACTGAATTTGCACCACAGAACACTCACCATGTTGCTTCAGAAGATGCAGATGTTAAAG ATGATTGTGAGGATATCCGTGTTTCACAAGTTGGTGCTGATTCCAAAGCAGTTGGCAAGGTTGAATGTTGTACTAAGAAAATTGAACCCACAGATGACATGGGGACACATGAACTGATAGTCCAAGATCCTTCTGATAGTGGTCCCAAAGATTTTATAGACA CAGGTTATGTGGATGAAGCTCATATTCCAGTAGTTGCTGTTAAATCACGTGGTGAAGTTCCTCAGGATCATGGTACTGCTGAGGGATGCCCCAAAACAAGTGAAGCCACTGTTGAGAGGAGACCATCTATAAGCTCTCAGATTAGCATGAACGAAGCCTACAGGCTTGCCATTGGCAGCAAGAGTAGCTTGCCATCCCCTACCTTGACAGATGTCATCCTTGGAAAGGATTCTACTTCTAGCATAAACGAAGAATTAAGGTTATTGTTGTCACAGCTCTCAGCTTCCAGGGGGCTCGAGACGCCATGGGTAGATCCAGGCCCTAGCCCCCGTGCATATGGGCGTGGTGATGAACTGATAGTGCAGAACATTACCAAAAGAATTTCACTGGAGAGAAATGCATCTGGTTTGGAGTCGCCAGACGGAAGCATTGTTAGTGAGATGGAAGGTGAAAGCACCATTGATCGGTTGAGACGACAGGTTGATCTTGATCGGAAATCGATACACCTGCTCTGCAGGGAACTCGAAGAAGAGAGGAATGCTTCGGCCATTGCTGCGAGTCAGGCATTGGCTATGATCACCAAGTTGCAGGATGAGAAGGCTGCAATGCGGATGGAAGCTTCACACTACCAACGGATGATGGAAGAACAAGCAGAATATGACAGCGAAGCACTTGCAAAAGCTAACGAGTTGCTTGCTGAGAGAGAGCAACAAATAGAGGAGCTGCAAGTTGAGCTTGAAAACTATAGGAGCCAGTATGGAGGTGAACTAATAGAGAAACAAGCTAAAGCCCCCTTTAAACAAGAAAATGCTGATACAGCTGTACTCGAAGAAGGTTGTCTTGAAGTTCCTATGGTTAAAACACCAAGAGGCACAAATTCTTTTGCGAGTTTTGAAGAGGAGAGAGCATATATAGCCACTAGTTTGAGAGAGTTGGAGCAGAAGCTTCAATCCTACTCGAACAATAGCACTTCTGATGATTTTTCAAGTTCAGATGCTATTGAGGATGACCTCTCGAACAAAGTTTCTGTTGCAGAAGACAGATCACTACATTGTCAGGATAGCTCAAGGAAGGCAGAAGAGCATATTCCCTCGGGTAACTCATTGGTATTGAGTGGGGACGTTGATCTAACAACAATTGTGGAAGAGATTGCAAGCTTGAACAGAAGGCTGAAGACGCTAGAAGGTGACCGGAATTTTCTTGAACATAGCATAAACTCCCTCAGAAACGGCACCGAAGGTTTGATGTTTATACAGGAGATTGCTTGCAATCTGAGAGAACTGCGGACGATTGCTACTGACAAGAAATAG
- the LOC120672451 gene encoding myosin-binding protein 1-like isoform X2 yields the protein MGTRMPILRRVSSALSMALMEWILMLLLFIDAVYSFLVTRFARFCRLPAPCPFCSRLDHVLGNEKPCFYRELICKTHKSEISSLAFCRLHQKLAGAQSMCEGCCAKTSDDDKADEPVMNVSELDSDQGNDDVMNSSPTRICSCCGQRFKQRSVPLFSRKIAELEPTEASSLPKDYMDYSVAGQVDESTEPKDIYHQSDSASHERESLIQMISDSEVEVPCANGVKSSHFCETNVMEEDFQEDAACEQPVLPSPEEVNESERKVASVLNVTDACDTSLACSGGDDHLDHGIDGDGMEEKESLLTKWTSQHVPVLVSEDSGLKEIPAASCDELPQILGETEPSQNTNEGNADPFTSQFTILEEHYAVSGERKIKDNLEQVHESEITGRSSGEFSQRTTNPDITEFAPQNTHHVASEDADVKDDCEDIRVSQVGADSKAVGKVECCTKKIEPTDDMGTHELIVQDPSDSGPKDFIDTGYVDEAHIPVVAVKSRGEVPQDHGTAEGCPKTSEATVERRPSISSQISMNEAYRLAIGSKSSLPSPTLTDVILGKDSTSSINEELRLLLSQLSASRGLETPWVDPGPSPRAYGRGDELIVQNITKRISLERNASGLESPDGSIVSEMEGESTIDRLRRQVDLDRKSIHLLCRELEEERNASAIAASQALAMITKLQDEKAAMRMEASHYQRMMEEQAEYDSEALAKANELLAEREQQIEELQVELENYRSQYGGELIEKQAKAPFKQENADTAVLEEGCLEVPMVKTPRGTNSFASFEEERAYIATSLRELEQKLQSYSNNSTSDDFSSSDAIEDDLSNKVSVAEDRSLHCQDSSRKAEEHIPSGNSLVLSGDVDLTTIVEEIASLNRRLKTLEGDRNFLEHSINSLRNGTEGLMFIQEIACNLRELRTIATDKK from the exons ATGGGTACGAGGATGCCAATCTTACGCCGAGTATCGAGCGCACTGTCCATGGCATTGATGGAGTGGATCTTGATGCTGTTGCTGTTCATTGATGCTGTTTACAGCTTCTTGGTCACTAGATTCGCCCGGTTCTGCAGACTACCAGCGCCATGCCCTTTCTGTTCCAGGCTTGATCACGTCCTGGGCAACGAGAAACCATGCTTCTATAGGGAATTGATCTGCAAAACTCACAAGTCAGAGATTTCGTCCTTGGCCTTCTGCCGCCTCCACCAGAAGCTCGCAGGCGCCCAAAGTATGTGTGAAGGGTGCTGTGCGAAAACAAGCGATGATGATAAAGCAGATGAGCCTGTGATGAATGTCAGTGAACTTGATAGTGATCAAGGAAATGATGACGTGATGAATTCCTCTCCTACAAGAATTTGTTCGTGCTGTGGACAACGTTTTAAACAGCGGAGTGTTCCCTTGTTCTCTAGAAAAATTGCAGAACTAGAACCTACTGAAGCTTCTAGCTTACCAAAGGATTACATGGATTATTCTGTAGCAGGTCAAGTGGATGAGTCTACAGAACCTAAAGATATTTACCATCAGAGTGATTCTGCGTCTCATGAGAGAGAGAGTCTGATACAGATGATATCTGACTCCGAGGTCGAGGTTCCTTGTGCCAATGGTGTGAAAAGTTCACACTTTTGTGAAACAAATGTAATGGAGGAAGACTTTCAAGAAGATGCTGCTTGTGAACAGCCCGTTCTTCCTTCCCCTGAGGAGGTAAATGAATCTGAAAGAAAGGTTGCGAGTGTGCTTAATGTTACAGATGCCTGTGATACATCCTTGGCGTGTTCTGGTGGGGATGACCATCTTGATCACGGAATTGATGGGGATGGGATGGAAGAAAAGGAAAGCTTGTTGACGAAATGGACATCCCAGCACGTTCCCGTACTTGTTAGTGAAGATTCAGGTTTAAAAG AAATTCCAGCTGCATCATGTGATGAGCTTCCTCAGATTCTTGGTGAAACTGAACCATCTCAGAACACAAATGAAGGCAACGCTGACCCATTTACATCCCAGTTCACAATACTAGAAGAGCACTATGCTGTTTcaggagaaagaaaaataaaag ATAATCTGGAACAAGTTCATGAGTCAGAAATTACTGGCAGATCAAGTGGTGAGTTTTCCCAGAGAACAACCAATCCAGACATAACTGAATTTGCACCACAGAACACTCACCATGTTGCTTCAGAAGATGCAGATGTTAAAG ATGATTGTGAGGATATCCGTGTTTCACAAGTTGGTGCTGATTCCAAAGCAGTTGGCAAGGTTGAATGTTGTACTAAGAAAATTGAACCCACAGATGACATGGGGACACATGAACTGATAGTCCAAGATCCTTCTGATAGTGGTCCCAAAGATTTTATAGACA CAGGTTATGTGGATGAAGCTCATATTCCAGTAGTTGCTGTTAAATCACGTGGTGAAGTTCCTCAGGATCATGGTACTGCTGAGGGATGCCCCAAAACAAGTGAAGCCACTGTTGAGAGGAGACCATCTATAAGCTCTCAGATTAGCATGAACGAAGCCTACAGGCTTGCCATTGGCAGCAAGAGTAGCTTGCCATCCCCTACCTTGACAGATGTCATCCTTGGAAAGGATTCTACTTCTAGCATAAACGAAGAATTAAGGTTATTGTTGTCACAGCTCTCAGCTTCCAGGGGGCTCGAGACGCCATGGGTAGATCCAGGCCCTAGCCCCCGTGCATATGGGCGTGGTGATGAACTGATAGTGCAGAACATTACCAAAAGAATTTCACTGGAGAGAAATGCATCTGGTTTGGAGTCGCCAGACGGAAGCATTGTTAGTGAGATGGAAGGTGAAAGCACCATTGATCGGTTGAGACGACAGGTTGATCTTGATCGGAAATCGATACACCTGCTCTGCAGGGAACTCGAAGAAGAGAGGAATGCTTCGGCCATTGCTGCGAGTCAGGCATTGGCTATGATCACCAAGTTGCAGGATGAGAAGGCTGCAATGCGGATGGAAGCTTCACACTACCAACGGATGATGGAAGAACAAGCAGAATATGACAGCGAAGCACTTGCAAAAGCTAACGAGTTGCTTGCTGAGAGAGAGCAACAAATAGAGGAGCTGCAAGTTGAGCTTGAAAACTATAGGAGCCAGTATGGAGGTGAACTAATAGAGAAACAAGCTAAAGCCCCCTTTAAACAAGAAAATGCTGATACAGCTGTACTCGAAGAAGGTTGTCTTGAAGTTCCTATGGTTAAAACACCAAGAGGCACAAATTCTTTTGCGAGTTTTGAAGAGGAGAGAGCATATATAGCCACTAGTTTGAGAGAGTTGGAGCAGAAGCTTCAATCCTACTCGAACAATAGCACTTCTGATGATTTTTCAAGTTCAGATGCTATTGAGGATGACCTCTCGAACAAAGTTTCTGTTGCAGAAGACAGATCACTACATTGTCAGGATAGCTCAAGGAAGGCAGAAGAGCATATTCCCTCGGGTAACTCATTGGTATTGAGTGGGGACGTTGATCTAACAACAATTGTGGAAGAGATTGCAAGCTTGAACAGAAGGCTGAAGACGCTAGAAGGTGACCGGAATTTTCTTGAACATAGCATAAACTCCCTCAGAAACGGCACCGAAGGTTTGATGTTTATACAGGAGATTGCTTGCAATCTGAGAGAACTGCGGACGATTGCTACTGACAAGAAATAG
- the LOC120672112 gene encoding uncharacterized protein LOC120672112 isoform X1, with the protein MSPLSELVWSPDEGLSIKIAASSLSTRKASLRWNADTLSIVISSPQQSGAGGAKSSDNIYDNQEVLEKMPSQLRARSDSSVRVKANPNRIANLDALQSTSMRSQEQDSRINVMNEGKEGSQDCCVDKPEDMEVGSCPTRCCKDASHGSASRKEVMASISENQVYCATTVHNERSWETNAWRARLIKAVCQKDSMLPKNTENALPHSTLGISCDAGEVSGKFVVGFLGNRNVQSPGNDSNAISNVPVIPSCGNDQDPVLQESHNSEPVVARGESAAAVNAVAKCESAPGVDARKLEKGKEKVVYNDSNCVGNTKESDDSNESIESCTSTKPPKRKHAQCSEAMMSSGNKRFRRGDNESSCSGLLEKCGSSFFNWMSSLINGLPMLDETTAAVALDQKFSASTGAGSAAPPLTLQNNSGIPMHFVGFNSLFQSLYTHNVMINSRNNCRQPESNCTGHVFNRLTLELNNSNSMLDKQIGMGRETLDATAEIPAAERFQMVSGGSRGNFHNQIDMVPMRLEKNMKLPNSSQFCSKPLEEKQIECAVGCSNDAARNKGGFVESLWVSRLLPKTSLEVMEATPCNVESAVIPKAVGDMLYCPSVQNLNEKELNSIQNFTDRGSSDGATSSKCPAMPPEEPKQSESMASVFAKRLDALRHAKTSAVRLATACDRGIPKLNNHKMNSLVVSYSSHDELEAGHGTHKSSSGNGRTVLCADDKGKEQWCTQSNEELRGNFLSKPGHQDHGGSTAGKSTPQHNLEVNTLAEDIDRRRVELKRGVSDFIASLPDNKQIVPYGIIPNVVSDESSVVFGALNRLRLSRSDIIRWLRSPIMDTTLDGFFVRLRFGKWEEALGGTGYHVARLNGALDRNHLSVTIRNSTCQVDSRFVSNHDFHEDELKAWWSAAMKGEWKLPSKEELSMKLRERELLRS; encoded by the exons ATGAGCCCCCTCTCTGAGCTTGTGTGGTCTCCGGATGAGGGTTTGAGCATTAAAATTGCAGCTTCCAGCCTAAGCACGAGGAAGGCTTCTCTTCGCTGGAATGCAGATACGTTGAGCATAGTAATATCCTCACCTCAACAAAGTGGTGCTGGTGGTGCAAAGAGCAGTGACAACATATATGATAACCAGGAGGTGTTAGAAAAGATGCCATCACAACTACGGGCTCGCAGTGACAGCTCAGTGAGAGTAAAAGCTAACCCAAATAGAATCGCAAACCTTGACGCCCTACAATCTACATCAATGAGATCGCAAGAGCAAGATTCAA GGATCAATGTTATGAATGAAGGGAAAGAAGGGTCTCAAGACTGCTGCGTGGATAAGCCAGAAGACATGGAAGTGGGTAGTTGTCCAACAAGATGTTGCAAGGATGCTTCCCACG GTTCAGCTTCCAGAAAAGAAGTCATGGCTAGTATTTCAGAAAACCAGGTTTACTGTGCAACCACTGTCCACAATGAAAGATCTTGGGAAACTAATGCCTGGCGTGCTCGATTAATAAAAGCAGTTTGTCAGAAAGACTCTATGTTGCCAAAAAACACAGAGAATGCATTGCCACATTCTACCTTAGGAATTTCATGTGATGCAGGAGAGGTCTCAGGCAAATTTGTGGTAGGTTTCCTAGGTAACAGAAATGTTCAGAGTCCGGGCAATGATAGCAATGCAATTAGTAATGTTCCAGTAATTCCTTCCTGTGGCAATGACCAAGATCCAGTTCTGCAGGAAAGCCATAACAGTGAGCCTGTAGTTGCGAGAGGGGAGTCAGCAGCTGCTGTCAATGCTGTTGCAAAATGCGAGTCAGCACCTGGAGTTGATGCCAGAAAGCTTgagaagggaaaagaaaaggttgTGTACAATGACAGCAACTGTGTTGGCAATACGAAGGAGAGTGATGACAGCAATGAGAGCATAGAGAGCTGTACGAGCACAAAACCCCCAAAGCGGAAGCATGCACAGTGTTCTGAAGCCATGATGTCTTCTGGAAACAAAAGATTTAGAAGGGGAGACAATGAGAGCTCTTGCTCAGGCTTATTGGAAAAATGTGGAAGCTCTTTCTTTAACTGGATGTCATCACTCATAAATGGGTTACCCATGCTTGATGAAaccactgctgctgttgcacTTGACCAGAAGTTTTCAGCAAGTACAGGAGCGGGATCTGCAGCACCTCCCCTGACACTTCAAAACAATAGTGGCATTCCTATGCACTTTGTTGGCTTCAATTCACTCTTCCAGTCTCTGTATACTCATAATGTTATGATAAATTCAAGAAATAATTGTCGTCAACCAGAAAGCAATTGCACTGGGCATGTCTTCAATAGACTGACTCTGGAATTAAATAATAGCAATTCTATGTTGGACAAACAAATTGGCATGGGCAGAGAAACTCTTGATGCGACTGCTGAGATTCCAGCTGCCGAACGCTTTCAGATGGTTTCTGGTGGTAGTAGAGGAAACTTTCATAATCAAATTGATATGGTCCCAATGAGACtagagaaaaatatgaaactgcCCAACTCCAGTCAATTTTGTTCTAAACCTCTTGAAGAAAAACAAATTGAGTGTGCTGTTGGTTGCTCAAATGATGCGGCAAGAAATAAAGGTGGTTTTGTGGAAAGCTTGTGGGTAAGTCGGCTTTTGCCAAAAACATCATTGGAAGTAATGGAGGCAACACCATGCAATGTAGAGAGTGCTGTTATTCCAAAGGCGGTGGGTGACATGTTGTATTGTCCATCTGTTCAGAATCTCAATGAGAAGGAATTAAACAGTATACAAAACTTCACGGACAGAGGAAGCAGCGATGGTGCAACAAGTAGTAAATGTCCAGCGATGCCTCCAGAAGAACCTAAGCAATCTGAATCAATGGCTTCTGTTTTTGCAAAGAGATTGGATGCACTTAGACATGCAAAGACCTCCGCAGTAAGGTTGGCTACCGCATGTGATCGTGGAATACCCAAACTGAATAACCACAAAATGAACTCTTTAGTTGTTAGTTACAGCAGCCATGATGAGCTAGAGGCGGGACATGGAACTCATAAATCTTCTAGCGGAAATGGAAGAACAGTTTTGTGTGCTGATGACAAAGGTAAGGAACAATGGTGTACTCAAAGTAACGAAGAGTTAAGAGGAAACTTTTTGTCTAAGCCTGGGCATCAGGATCATGGAGGGAGCACAGCTGGAAAATCAACTCCTCAGCATAATTTGGAAGTGAACACATTGGCTGAAGATATTGATAGAAGAAGAGTAGAATTAAAGCGAGGAGTCTCAGATTTTATAGCTAGTCTGCCAGATAACAAGCAAATTGTACCTTATGGTATTATACCCAATGTTGTCTCTGATGAATCAAGTGTTGTTTTTGGAGCCTTAAATAGGCTTCGCTTGTCTCGCTCAGATATAATAAG ATGGCTGAGATCACCGATCATGGACACTACCTTAGATGGCTTTTTTGTGCGACTACGATTTGGTAAATGGGAGGAAGCATTGGGTGGCACTGGATACCATGTTGCCCGCTTGAATG GAGCACTGGATAGGAATCACCTTTCTGTAACAATCAGAAACTCAACCTGTCAAGTAGATTCTCGCTTTGTATCCAACCATGACTTCCATGAG GATGAGCTGAAGGCATGGTGGTCTGCTGCCATGAAGGGTGAATGGAAGCTACCATCAAAAGAAGAACTGAGTATGAAGCTAAGAGAAAGAGAGCTACTTCGTTCTTAG
- the LOC120672112 gene encoding uncharacterized protein LOC120672112 isoform X2, protein MNEGKEGSQDCCVDKPEDMEVGSCPTRCCKDASHGSASRKEVMASISENQVYCATTVHNERSWETNAWRARLIKAVCQKDSMLPKNTENALPHSTLGISCDAGEVSGKFVVGFLGNRNVQSPGNDSNAISNVPVIPSCGNDQDPVLQESHNSEPVVARGESAAAVNAVAKCESAPGVDARKLEKGKEKVVYNDSNCVGNTKESDDSNESIESCTSTKPPKRKHAQCSEAMMSSGNKRFRRGDNESSCSGLLEKCGSSFFNWMSSLINGLPMLDETTAAVALDQKFSASTGAGSAAPPLTLQNNSGIPMHFVGFNSLFQSLYTHNVMINSRNNCRQPESNCTGHVFNRLTLELNNSNSMLDKQIGMGRETLDATAEIPAAERFQMVSGGSRGNFHNQIDMVPMRLEKNMKLPNSSQFCSKPLEEKQIECAVGCSNDAARNKGGFVESLWVSRLLPKTSLEVMEATPCNVESAVIPKAVGDMLYCPSVQNLNEKELNSIQNFTDRGSSDGATSSKCPAMPPEEPKQSESMASVFAKRLDALRHAKTSAVRLATACDRGIPKLNNHKMNSLVVSYSSHDELEAGHGTHKSSSGNGRTVLCADDKGKEQWCTQSNEELRGNFLSKPGHQDHGGSTAGKSTPQHNLEVNTLAEDIDRRRVELKRGVSDFIASLPDNKQIVPYGIIPNVVSDESSVVFGALNRLRLSRSDIIRWLRSPIMDTTLDGFFVRLRFGKWEEALGGTGYHVARLNGALDRNHLSVTIRNSTCQVDSRFVSNHDFHEDELKAWWSAAMKGEWKLPSKEELSMKLRERELLRS, encoded by the exons ATGAATGAAGGGAAAGAAGGGTCTCAAGACTGCTGCGTGGATAAGCCAGAAGACATGGAAGTGGGTAGTTGTCCAACAAGATGTTGCAAGGATGCTTCCCACG GTTCAGCTTCCAGAAAAGAAGTCATGGCTAGTATTTCAGAAAACCAGGTTTACTGTGCAACCACTGTCCACAATGAAAGATCTTGGGAAACTAATGCCTGGCGTGCTCGATTAATAAAAGCAGTTTGTCAGAAAGACTCTATGTTGCCAAAAAACACAGAGAATGCATTGCCACATTCTACCTTAGGAATTTCATGTGATGCAGGAGAGGTCTCAGGCAAATTTGTGGTAGGTTTCCTAGGTAACAGAAATGTTCAGAGTCCGGGCAATGATAGCAATGCAATTAGTAATGTTCCAGTAATTCCTTCCTGTGGCAATGACCAAGATCCAGTTCTGCAGGAAAGCCATAACAGTGAGCCTGTAGTTGCGAGAGGGGAGTCAGCAGCTGCTGTCAATGCTGTTGCAAAATGCGAGTCAGCACCTGGAGTTGATGCCAGAAAGCTTgagaagggaaaagaaaaggttgTGTACAATGACAGCAACTGTGTTGGCAATACGAAGGAGAGTGATGACAGCAATGAGAGCATAGAGAGCTGTACGAGCACAAAACCCCCAAAGCGGAAGCATGCACAGTGTTCTGAAGCCATGATGTCTTCTGGAAACAAAAGATTTAGAAGGGGAGACAATGAGAGCTCTTGCTCAGGCTTATTGGAAAAATGTGGAAGCTCTTTCTTTAACTGGATGTCATCACTCATAAATGGGTTACCCATGCTTGATGAAaccactgctgctgttgcacTTGACCAGAAGTTTTCAGCAAGTACAGGAGCGGGATCTGCAGCACCTCCCCTGACACTTCAAAACAATAGTGGCATTCCTATGCACTTTGTTGGCTTCAATTCACTCTTCCAGTCTCTGTATACTCATAATGTTATGATAAATTCAAGAAATAATTGTCGTCAACCAGAAAGCAATTGCACTGGGCATGTCTTCAATAGACTGACTCTGGAATTAAATAATAGCAATTCTATGTTGGACAAACAAATTGGCATGGGCAGAGAAACTCTTGATGCGACTGCTGAGATTCCAGCTGCCGAACGCTTTCAGATGGTTTCTGGTGGTAGTAGAGGAAACTTTCATAATCAAATTGATATGGTCCCAATGAGACtagagaaaaatatgaaactgcCCAACTCCAGTCAATTTTGTTCTAAACCTCTTGAAGAAAAACAAATTGAGTGTGCTGTTGGTTGCTCAAATGATGCGGCAAGAAATAAAGGTGGTTTTGTGGAAAGCTTGTGGGTAAGTCGGCTTTTGCCAAAAACATCATTGGAAGTAATGGAGGCAACACCATGCAATGTAGAGAGTGCTGTTATTCCAAAGGCGGTGGGTGACATGTTGTATTGTCCATCTGTTCAGAATCTCAATGAGAAGGAATTAAACAGTATACAAAACTTCACGGACAGAGGAAGCAGCGATGGTGCAACAAGTAGTAAATGTCCAGCGATGCCTCCAGAAGAACCTAAGCAATCTGAATCAATGGCTTCTGTTTTTGCAAAGAGATTGGATGCACTTAGACATGCAAAGACCTCCGCAGTAAGGTTGGCTACCGCATGTGATCGTGGAATACCCAAACTGAATAACCACAAAATGAACTCTTTAGTTGTTAGTTACAGCAGCCATGATGAGCTAGAGGCGGGACATGGAACTCATAAATCTTCTAGCGGAAATGGAAGAACAGTTTTGTGTGCTGATGACAAAGGTAAGGAACAATGGTGTACTCAAAGTAACGAAGAGTTAAGAGGAAACTTTTTGTCTAAGCCTGGGCATCAGGATCATGGAGGGAGCACAGCTGGAAAATCAACTCCTCAGCATAATTTGGAAGTGAACACATTGGCTGAAGATATTGATAGAAGAAGAGTAGAATTAAAGCGAGGAGTCTCAGATTTTATAGCTAGTCTGCCAGATAACAAGCAAATTGTACCTTATGGTATTATACCCAATGTTGTCTCTGATGAATCAAGTGTTGTTTTTGGAGCCTTAAATAGGCTTCGCTTGTCTCGCTCAGATATAATAAG ATGGCTGAGATCACCGATCATGGACACTACCTTAGATGGCTTTTTTGTGCGACTACGATTTGGTAAATGGGAGGAAGCATTGGGTGGCACTGGATACCATGTTGCCCGCTTGAATG GAGCACTGGATAGGAATCACCTTTCTGTAACAATCAGAAACTCAACCTGTCAAGTAGATTCTCGCTTTGTATCCAACCATGACTTCCATGAG GATGAGCTGAAGGCATGGTGGTCTGCTGCCATGAAGGGTGAATGGAAGCTACCATCAAAAGAAGAACTGAGTATGAAGCTAAGAGAAAGAGAGCTACTTCGTTCTTAG